In a genomic window of Candidatus Acidiferrales bacterium:
- a CDS encoding HAD family hydrolase, with product MEELTPRLVRKLKRVRLVVSDLDGTLLNDEGKITDVTRKSVWKLKGLGIKFAIMTARAHSSAERIADELDVTMPIISLDGGLIRLPHSKENIFASYIKSSVVRKIISEAERKFASVVLFVDDKMVCHETETMVPSYIDSFKLDRVEIENLNSVADKTIQIIVGADSKHNIASIARRSIHLFSKTDTKVYKSSRYDDRWYLEIKNKDHSKATGLSHLEKYLRIGKKEVAVVGDFQNDIAAFERAGIGVAMKNAVWELKERADLITHATNDQNGAAEFFETIFKLRMDHGS from the coding sequence ATGGAAGAACTAACGCCCCGTCTTGTAAGAAAATTGAAGCGGGTCAGACTCGTTGTGTCTGACCTTGATGGAACATTATTGAACGATGAAGGGAAAATCACTGACGTAACCCGGAAGAGCGTTTGGAAACTTAAGGGATTAGGGATAAAATTCGCAATTATGACCGCAAGAGCGCATTCATCGGCCGAGCGAATCGCCGACGAACTCGATGTGACTATGCCGATAATTTCTCTCGATGGCGGACTCATCAGGCTTCCGCACAGCAAAGAAAACATTTTTGCAAGCTACATAAAGTCTTCCGTCGTAAGAAAAATCATCTCCGAGGCCGAGAGAAAATTTGCAAGCGTCGTGCTTTTCGTGGATGACAAGATGGTCTGCCATGAAACTGAAACCATGGTCCCAAGCTACATCGATAGCTTCAAACTAGATAGAGTGGAAATAGAAAATCTCAATTCCGTGGCCGACAAGACGATTCAGATCATCGTCGGAGCAGATTCGAAGCATAACATAGCGTCCATAGCCCGTCGCTCAATCCATCTCTTTTCGAAAACCGATACGAAAGTATATAAGAGCTCCCGCTATGACGATCGATGGTATCTTGAAATAAAAAACAAGGACCATTCAAAGGCCACCGGTCTGTCACATTTAGAGAAGTACCTGCGGATCGGGAAAAAGGAAGTTGCCGTCGTCGGAGATTTTCAAAATGATATCGCGGCTTTCGAGCGGGCCGGGATAGGTGTGGCAATGAAAAATGCGGTCTGGGAACTCAAGGAACGTGCGGATTTGATCACGCATGCCACCAACGACCAAAACGGAGCCGCTGAGTTTTTCGAAACAATTTTCAAATTGAGAATGGACCACGGTTCATAG
- the pfkA gene encoding 6-phosphofructokinase: MSKIKKIGVYTSGGDAPGMNAALRAIVRTAVYHNVEVVGIQHGYNGMLKGDFVPLGPRSVSNIIQRGGTILKTARSKEFMTREGRAKAAANLSAQGIDGLVAIGGNGTFQGATLLYDEHMIPTVGVPGTIDNDLYGTDLTVGYDTAINTAVDAIDKIRDTADAHDRVFYVEVMGRDAGFIALDVGISTGAEYIAIPEIEENFEAIRQKLTTGGRQRSSIVVIAEGCFNGGAVDLARRMSEFVHLQYRVTVLGHIQRGGSPTARDRVLAAKLGSAAVDALLHGELNVMAGEINDKVVLTPMRDTWEKRKTVDNSLIELAKVLSI, from the coding sequence ATGAGCAAAATCAAAAAAATCGGCGTTTATACGAGCGGCGGTGATGCACCCGGTATGAACGCCGCATTAAGAGCAATTGTAAGAACTGCGGTCTATCATAATGTCGAAGTAGTTGGGATACAACACGGCTATAACGGGATGCTGAAAGGCGATTTTGTCCCGCTCGGCCCACGCTCGGTGTCAAACATAATTCAGCGTGGTGGTACAATCTTAAAGACGGCGCGCTCTAAGGAATTCATGACCCGAGAAGGAAGAGCCAAGGCAGCTGCAAACCTCAGCGCACAGGGAATAGATGGACTTGTCGCAATCGGTGGGAACGGGACCTTCCAGGGGGCAACGCTTCTTTACGACGAACATATGATTCCGACGGTGGGTGTTCCAGGCACCATCGACAATGATCTCTACGGTACCGACCTCACGGTCGGGTACGATACCGCAATAAACACGGCAGTCGACGCGATAGACAAAATTCGCGATACCGCGGATGCTCACGATAGAGTGTTTTATGTTGAAGTGATGGGACGGGATGCCGGCTTTATCGCGCTCGACGTAGGTATAAGCACCGGTGCCGAGTACATCGCGATCCCGGAGATTGAAGAAAATTTCGAAGCAATCCGGCAGAAGTTGACCACCGGAGGACGCCAGCGAAGCAGCATCGTGGTCATTGCGGAAGGTTGCTTTAACGGAGGTGCGGTGGACCTCGCCAGAAGAATGAGTGAATTTGTTCATTTGCAGTACCGTGTAACAGTTCTCGGTCATATTCAGAGAGGCGGAAGCCCGACCGCGCGAGACCGGGTTCTGGCAGCGAAACTGGGTTCAGCAGCTGTTGATGCGCTGTTACATGGCGAGCTAAATGTCATGGCGGGCGAGATCAACGACAAGGTTGTCCTCACGCCGATGCGCGATACTTGGGAAAAAAGAAAAACAGTAGACAACAGCCTTATCGAACTGGCAAAAGTGTTGTCTATATGA
- a CDS encoding TRAP transporter TatT component family protein, with protein sequence MNTSKKILSGVVFFTMLVFSLQGCSFTQLTISATSVIIEGGFKAMNQETDLQIASQAIPTDLKLLDGLILESPNNERLLLLGAQGYSSYALGFVEDSSKVRASLFYLRARDYGLRILFKNDDFKKAFDGNIEDFTKAMDEFGKDDVPAIFWSANAWGSYMNINRDNTDALADLPKVEAMMNFVLKYDETFFYGGSHLFFGTILSSLPAMFGGDTASARVHFEKAVQASEGKFLMVYYYYAKSYAVMTQNKDMFETFLHKVIDAPENLLPEQNLANEIAKVKAAELLKHESDYF encoded by the coding sequence ATGAATACTTCAAAGAAGATTTTATCTGGCGTCGTATTTTTCACAATGCTTGTCTTCTCGCTTCAAGGTTGTAGCTTTACGCAGCTTACTATCAGTGCCACGAGTGTCATAATCGAAGGTGGCTTCAAAGCAATGAACCAGGAGACCGACCTTCAGATTGCTTCACAGGCAATTCCGACCGATCTTAAGCTCTTGGATGGGCTGATCTTGGAATCGCCGAATAATGAGAGACTCCTTCTTCTCGGAGCACAGGGTTATTCGAGCTATGCGCTCGGCTTCGTAGAGGATTCGTCGAAGGTGCGTGCCAGCTTATTTTATCTTCGTGCACGCGACTACGGCCTGAGAATTCTTTTCAAAAACGATGACTTCAAAAAAGCTTTCGACGGGAACATCGAAGATTTCACAAAAGCGATGGATGAGTTTGGAAAGGATGACGTTCCCGCAATTTTCTGGTCGGCAAACGCGTGGGGCAGCTATATGAATATTAACCGCGACAATACCGATGCGCTTGCCGATCTTCCGAAAGTGGAAGCCATGATGAATTTCGTCTTGAAATATGATGAGACTTTTTTCTATGGCGGCTCTCATCTATTTTTCGGGACCATTTTATCGAGTCTTCCTGCGATGTTCGGTGGAGACACTGCTTCGGCAAGGGTTCACTTCGAGAAGGCGGTTCAAGCTTCAGAAGGAAAATTTCTGATGGTGTATTATTATTATGCTAAATCTTATGCGGTCATGACGCAGAACAAAGATATGTTCGAAACGTTCTTACATAAGGTTATTGATGCGCCTGAAAATTTGCTTCCTGAACAAAACCTTGCGAACGAGATCGCAAAGGTAAAAGCTGCCGAACTGCTGAAGCACGAGAGCGATTATTTCTAA
- the dctP gene encoding TRAP transporter substrate-binding protein DctP, with protein sequence MSKVTRKIFSAILILGSGAITASAQQYIIKFATVAPEGTTWMNVMREYDAAVRKESGGRLGFKFYSGGVDGDEKDVIRKIRIGQLQGGGFTGVGMGEIAPEERILDTPFLFRDTAEIDYIYDKFTPEFSKAFEQGGFVFLGWAEVGFVYVFTQKPIYSVDDMKDVKAWMWEGDPIAEASFKVLKLAPIPLSFIDVNSQLQTGMINCVYASPYAIIPLQWYTKMKYMLDVPLANSSGAALVSKKFFDSLPQDLQQILLKDGQIYLSKLTQLSRGDNQRALKTLESKGIKITHPRSASDLSYYYQTGEEARQMLVGKLYSADLLHQVESALQQFRKDHAEK encoded by the coding sequence ATGTCAAAAGTAACGAGAAAAATATTTTCAGCGATTTTGATTTTGGGTTCGGGGGCAATTACCGCTTCCGCGCAACAGTACATAATAAAATTCGCAACTGTTGCTCCTGAGGGAACAACCTGGATGAACGTGATGAGGGAATATGATGCAGCGGTCAGGAAAGAAAGCGGGGGCAGACTCGGTTTTAAATTTTATTCGGGCGGCGTGGATGGCGATGAAAAAGACGTCATTAGAAAAATTAGAATTGGACAACTGCAGGGCGGAGGATTCACCGGTGTCGGCATGGGCGAAATCGCTCCGGAAGAACGAATCTTAGATACACCGTTCCTGTTTCGTGATACTGCCGAGATCGATTACATTTATGACAAGTTCACACCGGAGTTTTCCAAAGCATTTGAGCAAGGCGGCTTTGTCTTTCTCGGCTGGGCTGAGGTCGGTTTCGTCTATGTCTTCACTCAAAAGCCGATCTATTCAGTCGATGACATGAAAGATGTCAAGGCATGGATGTGGGAAGGAGATCCCATAGCTGAAGCTTCGTTCAAAGTTTTGAAATTGGCCCCGATACCGCTTTCTTTCATCGATGTGAACTCTCAGCTTCAAACCGGGATGATCAATTGTGTTTACGCATCCCCGTATGCAATTATTCCGCTGCAATGGTACACGAAGATGAAATATATGCTCGATGTCCCTCTTGCGAATTCGTCCGGTGCGGCTCTTGTTTCAAAAAAATTCTTTGATTCCCTTCCACAAGACCTCCAGCAGATTCTCCTGAAGGATGGCCAGATCTATTTGTCTAAGCTGACTCAATTGAGCCGGGGCGACAATCAAAGGGCGTTGAAAACACTGGAATCGAAAGGAATCAAGATTACGCATCCTCGATCCGCCAGCGACCTTTCTTATTATTACCAGACCGGAGAAGAGGCTCGCCAGATGCTGGTCGGAAAACTCTATTCGGCCGACCTCTTGCATCAGGTGGAATCGGCGCTTCAGCAGTTTCGAAAGGATCACGCCGAGAAATGA
- a CDS encoding TRAP transporter small permease subunit, translating into MKIVKAIENILGYIENGLLVIFLTVTVVMAFLQVILREFWSTGILWADVFLRHLVLWIGFLGAALAAKESRHFSINIITKRLSDTLRRIVQVLLDLSASVVCYFLYDAGMTFVLDEIKYNTQSLFSFLGIDIMAYHFEIIIPVGFALVGIHFLFRAIETAITGPKAVDLV; encoded by the coding sequence ATGAAGATTGTCAAGGCGATCGAAAATATTCTAGGTTACATCGAGAATGGGCTGCTTGTGATTTTTTTGACCGTGACCGTTGTGATGGCTTTCTTGCAGGTCATACTTCGAGAATTCTGGTCGACCGGAATCTTGTGGGCTGATGTATTCCTGAGGCACCTGGTTTTATGGATCGGATTTCTGGGCGCTGCATTAGCGGCAAAAGAATCGCGCCACTTTTCGATCAATATTATTACAAAACGACTGTCTGACACACTGCGCCGGATTGTTCAGGTTCTCCTTGACCTCAGCGCATCTGTCGTCTGCTATTTTCTGTACGATGCAGGGATGACGTTCGTGCTGGATGAGATCAAGTATAATACTCAATCTCTCTTTTCATTTCTTGGCATTGACATCATGGCCTACCACTTTGAGATTATCATACCTGTCGGATTCGCATTGGTAGGGATTCATTTTTTATTCAGAGCAATTGAAACGGCGATCACCGGCCCTAAGGCTGTCGACCTCGTGTGA
- a CDS encoding TRAP transporter large permease, which translates to MTYIIVGIIILLLVLLGEPVFVLIGAGGLLLFKLSGTDTSAVIVELYRLASLPALIAIPLFTFAGYILAESNAPKRLVRLALAFFGWMPGGLAIVSLVSTAIFTAFTGASGVTIVALGGLLFPILVKESYPERFSLGLMTTSGSLGLLFPPSLPIILYGIVAGISVDKLFAAGVIPGILLIILLSLFSIYTGVRSGVRRQSFSAREALGALKEAAWEIPLPIIIIGGIYAGLFTATEASAIMAFYVFVVEVFILRDVKLFKDLPRIVKKSMMLVGAIFVVLGTALGLTSYLIDEQIPMQLFQLIHQFVSSQLTFLVLLNIFLLVINMVEIFSAIIIVVPLIVPIAAQYGIDPVHLGVIFLLNLEIGYMLPPLGLNLFISSLRFEKDIVKIYRAVLPFLGIALLALLIVTYLPDLSLYLTRIMKVQ; encoded by the coding sequence ATGACATACATAATTGTTGGAATCATCATTCTGTTACTTGTGCTTCTCGGCGAACCCGTCTTCGTATTGATCGGCGCGGGAGGGCTTTTGTTATTCAAGTTGAGCGGCACGGACACATCCGCGGTCATTGTTGAGCTTTACCGGCTCGCGAGTCTTCCAGCGCTAATAGCGATACCGCTCTTCACGTTTGCGGGCTACATCCTCGCGGAAAGCAATGCACCGAAGAGACTTGTTCGACTTGCGCTTGCATTCTTCGGCTGGATGCCGGGCGGCCTCGCGATAGTCTCACTCGTTTCGACGGCGATCTTCACGGCATTCACGGGAGCTTCCGGTGTGACGATCGTTGCGCTGGGCGGACTTCTCTTTCCGATCCTCGTCAAAGAATCTTATCCCGAAAGATTTTCCCTCGGCTTGATGACCACGTCCGGAAGCCTGGGGTTATTGTTCCCGCCGAGCTTGCCGATAATTCTTTACGGGATCGTCGCCGGAATAAGTGTAGATAAACTTTTTGCGGCCGGAGTAATTCCGGGAATATTGCTTATCATTCTTCTGTCCTTATTCAGCATTTATACGGGGGTTCGTTCAGGAGTGAGGCGTCAATCGTTTTCGGCTCGCGAAGCTCTCGGGGCCTTAAAGGAAGCAGCATGGGAAATTCCGCTGCCGATCATAATCATCGGCGGGATTTATGCGGGTCTGTTCACCGCAACCGAAGCAAGCGCCATTATGGCTTTCTATGTCTTCGTGGTGGAAGTTTTCATTCTCCGCGATGTAAAGCTTTTCAAAGATCTTCCCCGCATCGTGAAGAAAAGTATGATGCTGGTCGGTGCGATTTTCGTCGTGCTCGGCACAGCGCTCGGACTTACAAGCTATCTCATAGATGAACAAATCCCGATGCAATTATTCCAGCTTATTCATCAATTTGTTTCGAGCCAGCTTACATTTCTTGTTCTGCTGAATATTTTCCTTCTCGTGATAAACATGGTGGAAATCTTTTCGGCGATCATAATTGTCGTTCCCCTTATCGTTCCCATTGCCGCGCAGTACGGAATCGATCCGGTTCACCTCGGCGTAATTTTCCTGTTGAACCTTGAGATCGGATACATGCTTCCCCCGCTCGGGTTGAACTTATTCATATCGAGCCTGCGTTTTGAGAAAGACATCGTAAAAATTTACAGGGCAGTTCTCCCTTTTCTGGGTATAGCTCTGTTGGCATTGTTGATCGTCACATACTTACCGGACCTGAGTCTTTATCTCACGAGGATTATGAAAGTGCAATAG
- a CDS encoding metallophosphoesterase family protein: protein MKFAVISDIHSNFEALVAVLREIGKKKVDEIICLGDIVGYGANPDEVVELVRNEVKYSVRGNHDDALFSDETFLALNSYAKSAITYTAEIVSDKNKEWLKELPNIQKLDDIMMVHACPSAPQSWKYVFTQEDAEIELSSFQERICLIGHTHVPVIFKNSSGLGGAAKIRELINVGSVGQPRDGDNRASFGIIDTRNFTYANLRIEYNYRTAADKIMAAGLPSILGERLHRGR from the coding sequence ATGAAATTTGCCGTTATTTCGGATATTCATTCGAACTTTGAGGCGCTTGTCGCGGTGTTGAGGGAAATCGGAAAAAAAAAGGTAGACGAGATAATCTGTCTCGGCGACATTGTGGGGTACGGGGCAAATCCAGATGAAGTCGTGGAGCTTGTCCGCAACGAAGTGAAATATTCAGTTAGGGGAAACCACGACGATGCTCTGTTCAGCGACGAGACATTTCTGGCACTTAATTCATATGCAAAATCAGCGATCACATATACTGCTGAGATCGTTTCCGATAAGAACAAAGAATGGCTCAAGGAACTACCGAATATTCAGAAGCTTGATGACATCATGATGGTACACGCCTGTCCGTCGGCACCGCAAAGCTGGAAATATGTGTTCACGCAGGAGGACGCAGAAATAGAGCTGTCGTCATTCCAAGAAAGAATTTGCCTGATAGGACATACCCACGTGCCTGTGATTTTCAAGAATTCCTCCGGTTTGGGGGGAGCAGCTAAAATCAGAGAGTTGATAAACGTAGGGAGTGTCGGTCAGCCACGTGACGGCGACAATCGTGCTAGCTTCGGAATAATAGACACGAGAAATTTCACTTATGCAAATTTACGTATCGAATACAATTACCGCACGGCGGCTGATAAGATCATGGCTGCCGGATTACCAAGCATTCTGGGCGAACGCCTGCACAGGGGAAGATGA